In Malassezia vespertilionis chromosome 8, complete sequence, a genomic segment contains:
- the NBP35 gene encoding cytosolic Fe-S cluster assembly factor nbp35 (COG:D; EggNog:ENOG503NUNR), giving the protein MVDVPPLVVARALPDQVPENAPAHCPGTESDLAGKASACAGCANQDACQSAPKGPDPDLPLIRTRMASVRCKILVLSGKGGVGKSTFTAQLAWAFASDMHTQTGVMDIDVCGPSIPTILGLKDQYIHQSAAGWTPVYVADNLACMSIEFLLPHANAAVVWRGPKKNGLIKQFLKDVDWTGGMADELGADAPKPAVDYLLVDTPPGTSDEHLAVVGCLRESGIDGAVLITTPQEVSLQDVRKEISFCRKMQVPILGVVENMAGFVCPSCHARSDIFYPSTGGARALCEELGLVFLGSVPLDPRIARSCDVGESFVDAYPDSPASEAYTHIIAQIKRLVRKTDTA; this is encoded by the coding sequence ATGGTCGATGTACCGCCACTTGTTGtagcgcgcgcactgcccGACCAAGTGCCGGAGAATGCACCGGCGCACTGCCCGGGCACCGAGTCGGACCTCGCCGGGAAGGCGTCGGCGTGTGCGGGGTGTGCGAACCAGGATGCGTgtcaaagcgcgccgaaagGGCCCGACCCTGATTTGCCGCTCATCCGCACACGCATGGCGTCGGTGAGGTGCAAGATCTTGGTTTTGTCGGGCAAGGGGGGAGTCGGCAAGAGCACCTTtactgcgcagcttgcgtgGGCGTTTGCGAGCGACATGCATACGCAGACGGGCGTCATGGACATTGACGTGTGCGGCCCGTCGATTCCCACCATCCTCGGTCTCAAGGACCAGTATATCCACCAGTCCGCTGCGGGATGGACGCCCGTGTACGTAGCGGACAACCTCGCATGCATGTCCATCGAGTTCCTCCTCCCGCACGCGAACGCGGCCGTCGTGTGGCGCGGCCCGAAAAAAAACGGGCTCATCAAGCAGTTCCTCAAAGACGTCGACTGGACGGGCGGCATGGCCGACGAActcggcgccgatgcgccgaAACCAGCAGTCGACTACCTGCTCGTCGACACGCCACCCGGCACGTCGGACGAGCACCTTGCCGTGGTGGGGTGCCTGCGCGAGTCGGGCATCGACGGAGCGGTGCTGATCACCACGCCACAGGAAGTATCGCTGCAGGACGTGCGCAAGGAAATTTCTTTTTGCCGCAAGATGCAAGTGCCGATCTTGGGCGTGGTGGAAAATATGGCAGGGTTCGTCTGCCCTTCgtgccacgcacgctccgACATCTTTTACCCCTCCACGGGCGGCGcccgcgcgctttgcgagGAGCTTGGCCTGGTGTTTCTCGGCAGCGTCCCCCTCGAtccgcgcatcgcccgcTCGTGCGACGTGGGCGAGAGCTTTGTGGATGCATACCCGGACAGCCCTGCAAGCGAAGCCTACACACACATTATCGCACAGATCAAGCGTTTGGTGCGCAAGACAGACACGGCGTAG
- the BPH1 gene encoding beige protein-like 1 (TransMembrane:2 (o1035-1057i1078-1099o); EggNog:ENOG503NWIJ; COG:T; COG:U), with product MASCGAEAHGAILFDAPEAPCMPRSARAVPDTLLLHAQIAHRTASPPPPPPPGADDEARHALGALVAALHRCEPYAQARVYPHFGAHGGFSAVMQLLALLEHGAHGAQVHASHESHTQLLMRTLTLFTDAITRSTANLAAFLHMPGWAAVLDAVCAIRARTHTAAWLFGIAIGDVGLGVHAFGAVHAAVSALGDPSALDARPSIPVLWGACDVVHPHALERAYSILVHEDAALLTAYVLVDDLVRRDRNVVVLARTAVPALLLHTWLASYDSLHCTLVQAWRADLLRTLLRDGAHASHTLRTMVHALLASASLHAMLPVLKLLEHIAQSAHRPSALTFSSTDRDGGGGGGGAHAATLRASFPPTPPRATGYTLALVLRVEHTAGDGVLDVVRIGPTCVSMDLATSTLLFTTSAPLALPKARLVRGAWHQLVFVHMHACPGALSTLHVYLDGRRVHSTRAAYPHPLAHVPVCLASSARSPGVRSGTGAATWSLSAALLRDGVLPSCIPPLLYALLPTYTGNMQGALSRFLTYADRAKLHDGAPAALHTALERGGAECFPREGLLFSFHAAHTVSRCDGAAVLNGAVARRAAALALPHGHAVVHGVPTLCIPTSVYDALWAMGGTAVLLRLVQRADSTAALRRAVAFFLRAVHSSWRLAHDAEHCGAYNILGMHLREQRALVDRDVLAALLAAAAVDGAIVNVSLYRAVLLDACLWAQTRARVQTHYLAHFARLFGSSGAANARLLPRVALAKRVLYFARLSTQRAARLAAPLCAALQAILHASCSTRNVQSVYLFVLVASSPHVSLRERLGVRAARTDEGGCACVPAECAMHALAAPPRHDGRAEALATPLLAMLAAEAATCAEKLAHMLHPKWILLLVRPGMPRTILVPAVELLAALLAHERFAHAFLELGGYRVLERTLPLVWDAPGIVAELWALLLGARALKSSLYATYAHLPRGRLVQRPQVLRALLLCIAQGMRDETHAALRCTLRRAPPARRRSLPLLGARAALADASARHTLLHDSVRLLVRHAAHPELARILLLAPTLLCVFHAVSPVLGEAAEAPVAASVHALAMQLLDMVAMLMATSVLASGTMSLLASIHGTMPSPDPVVQSRLCSAVYEHVLKHMLPMVRCNTQPAALATLAAFVEVASNESVAHAALQRELLCAGDVLLAALRTDAAARSQEAHAHAVLALQRNVLHCFVCAAQGRRAAQPFPFLARWLPDLGQGDAVFLECVANRAADALGGAQHSAAAAVLQYLALHTPLLRGTHMEHLAVARAVPQEHACAALPFSATWAATLREQRVFLRGLHVQRLREMQRSIGQCSARAKGILATHARMQVWRAAILDADHLHFARYAQDLREDTACLAKQWHGALETLALQDGAPCDYHLDPTHGPGRMRTKLVPALERAPRASVPVLERALAELDTAQDAAADAVVLGTPPWDDMDALEAPLYPKPCHPKPFHPKPCHPKPSLPKPLLPKPSLPKPSLPKPSLPKPYPPETIPPETIPPETIPPETIPPETIPPETIPPETITPETIPSKTIPSEHPTPHPSLDVLPDAAHDNVRFLLRTLQPDDAMEDVLNVSRVLGIDTRGGLFLVATHRLYILDDYFQRPSGEIVQTLDAPPSELDMYVAATRTARAPRHAHADVRTWRWDALRASFVRAWLHRRTALELFFADGQTCLLVLASPALLARAVAHVQRKAPAAARAATHAAESVRVSRPVPHALAPARITGAVLRRDVLGWKTRAWEQGALSNAGYLMLLNTLSGRTFNDLTQYPVFPWVLADYTSSALCLDDATTFRRLDSPMGAQSAPRAAEFKERYGQLRGVAMEPFHYGTHYSTAASVCDFLVRVRPFAEHLVELQGGSFDLADRMFSSVGRAWLSASEHARSDVRELIPDFFCLPEMFLNTNGFAFGRTQAGARIDHVALPPWAHADPWLFVQLHREALESAYVSTHLHAWIDLIFGVRARGAAAVEAVNVFHPLSYADSVDLEQIRSPMERAAAAQVIYNFGQTPAPLFTQPHPARAPRAAPALGGHDADVADVPWMLMQNCVPRSTARGAVRAVHGVLPAVHGALAEQAVLPDECLLLSFGYVDNSVRFAVLGTCEEVAVAELPVPAALTAMHLVGSAYVVLGAADGVVQLCALHARERQIEPLAVWHRHRGAILCIQASLSYNMVVTGSADGTVSVWDLTRRAYVRTLCAHRAPVEHVAMDDERGWIATGADEEVCVWSINGHLLVRHNTRSTTKHALGSLAFCAREVLFGRLAVLITGHPGFLVVWDVVSHHEHTRVDAPRWRLEKRVELPTRAYDAARMGAMITCIHPSTRQTVCTGDASGDVFLWSLPGAAIAADDAACVACRTPACAKRFSLFEQRRVCASCGGVYCGACVPFVAQLHSRNCKACMATYEARGVVL from the exons ATGGCGTCGTGCGGAGCCGaggcgcatggcgcgatCCTGTTTGACGCTCCCGAAGCGCCCTgtatgccgcgcagcgcacgcgcagtgccgGACACGCTGCTTTTGCATGCACAGATTGCGCACAGGACAgcctcgccgccgccgccgccgccgcccggcgccgacgacgaggcacgacatgcgctcggcgcgctggtcgCGGCCTTGCACCGCTGCGAGCCGTATGC CCAAGCGCGTGTATACCCCCactttggcgcgcacggcggatTTTCCGCGGTGAtgcagctcctcgcgctgctcgagcacggcgcgcatggcgcgcaagtgcatgCATCCCACGAAAGCCACACGCAGCTGTTGATGCGCACGCTGACCCTCTTTACCGACGCCATCACACGCAGCACGGCCAATCTCGCCGCGTTTTTGCACATGCCCGGCTGGGCCGCTGTGCTTGATGCGGTGTGTGCAATCCGCGCGCGGACGCACACGGCGGCATGGCTCTTTGGCATTGCGATTGGCGACGTCGGTCTCGGCGTGCATGCATTCGGTGCCGTGCACGCGGCGGTGTccgcgctcggcgaccCATCCGCCCTCGATGCACGCCCCTCCATTCCCGTTTTGTGGGGCGCGTGCGATGTCGTGCACCCccacgcgctggagcgtgcATACTCCATCTTGGTGCACgaggacgctgcgctgctcaccgcGTACGTGCTCGTCGACGATctcgtgcgccgcgaccgCAACGttgttgtgcttgcgcgcactgcggTGCCAGCtctgctgctgcatacCTGGCTTGCATCCTACGACTcgctgcactgcacgcTCGTGCaggcatggcgcgctgatctgctgcgcacgctcctgcgcgacggcgcacacgcttcCCACACGCTACGCACTATGGTCCACGCACTGCTTgccagcgcatcgctgcacgccatgctCCCTGTCCTAAAACTCCTGGAGCACATCGCACAGTCTGCACACCGCCCCAGCGCACTCACCTTTTCCAGCACGGACCGggacggcggcggcggcggcggcggcgcgcacgcagcgacgctgcgcgcctcgttTCCGCCCACGCCGCCTCGCGCCACAGGCTATACGCTCGCGctggtgctgcgcgtggagcACACCGCCGGCGACGGTGTGCTGGACGTTGTGCGCATCGGCCCAACTTGCGTCTCGATGGACTTGGCCACCTCCACGCTCCTCTTCAcgacgtcggcgccgcttgcgctcccGAAAGCACGGCtagtgcgcggcgcatggcacCAGCTTGTCTTTGTGCACATGCACGCATGCCCAGGCGCGCTCTCGACGCTCCATGTGTATCTAGACGGCCGCCGCGTGCAcagcacacgcgccgcgtacCCGCACCCCCTCGCCCACGTCCCTGTATGTCTCGCCAGCTCCGCGCGCAGTCCCGGCGTCAGGagcggcactggcgccgcgacgtggtcgctcagcgccgcgctgctccgcgACGGCGTGCTCCCTTCGTGCATCCCGCCCCTGCTCTACGCGCTGCTCCCGACGTACACGGGCAAcatgcaaggcgcgctcTCGCGCTTCCTCACGTACGCGGACCGCGCGAAACTgcacgacggcgcgcccgccgcgctgcacaccgcgctcgagcgcggcggcgcggagtGCTTTCCGCGCGAAGGCCTCCTCTTTTCCTttcatgcggcgcacaccGTATCGCGTTGCGACGGGGCCGCGGTGCTGAACGgcgccgtggcgcgccgcgccgcggcgctggcgcttcCCCACGGGCACGCCGTCGTGCATGGCGTTCCGACGCTATGTATTCCGACGAGCGTCTACGACGCGCTCTGGGCGATGGGCGGCACCGCTGTGCTCCTCCGTCTGGTGCAGCGGGCCGATAGcactgccgcgctgcgccgcgccgtcgccttctttctgcgcgccgtgcacagctCTTGGCGGCTCGCACACGACGCAGagcactgcggcgcgtacaACATTCTCGGCATGCatttgcgcgagcagcgtgcgttGGTAGACCGCGACGtacttgccgcgctcctcgccgccgccgccgtggaCGGCGCGATTGTGAACGTGTCGCTGTaccgcgcagtgctgctcgatgcgtgCCTGTGGGcacagacgcgcgcgcgcgttcaGACCCACTACCtcgcgcactttgcgcgcctctttggcagcagcggcgcggcgaatGCACGCTtgctgccgcgcgtcgcgctcgcgaaaCGCGTGCTgtactttgcgcgcctctcgacgcagcgtgcggcgcgccttgccgcgccgctgtgcgccgcgctgcaagcgaTCCTGcacgcgagctgcagcacgcgcaacGTGCAGAGTGTGTATCTCTTTGTACTCGTGGCGTCCTCGCCGCATGtatcgctgcgcgagcgcctcggcgtgcgcgccgcgcgcaccgacGAGGGCGGGTGTGCGTGCGTGCCTGCAGAGTGTGCcatgcacgcgcttgccgcgccgccgcgccacgacgggcgcgccgaggcgctcgcgacGCCCCTCTTGGCCATGCTTGCCGCCGAGGCTGCGACGTGTGCGGAAAAGCTGGCGCACATGCTGCACCCCAAATGGATCCTGCTCCTCGTGCGCCccggcatgccgcgcactATCCTTGTGCCGGccgtcgagctgctcgctgcgctccttgcgcacGAACGGTTTGCGCACGCGTttctcgagctcggcgggTACCGCGTGCTTgagcgcaccttgccgcTCGTGTGGGACGCACCGGGGATCGTGGCCGAGCTCTGGgcgctcctgctcggcgcgcgcgcgctgaaaTCGTCGCTGTATGCCACCTATGCACACCTCCCGCGCGGCcgtcttgtgcagcgccccCAGGTACTGCGTGCCTTGCTGCTGTGTATAGCACAAggcatgcgcgacgagacgcatgccgcgctgcggtgcacgctgcggcgcgcgccgcccgcgcgccgccgctcgctCCCTCTTttgggcgcacgcgcggcctTGGCCGAcgcgtcggcgcggcatACGCTCCTGCATGACTCGGTGCGCCTCTTGGtgcgccatgccgcgcaccccgagcttgcgcgcatcttgcTCCTCGCGCCGACGCTCCTGTGCGTCTTCCATGCGGTGAGCCCTGTGCTGGGCGAGGCGGCGGAGGCGCCGGTGGCGGCGTCtgtgcatgcgcttgcgatgcagctgctggataTGGTCGCGATGCTTATGGCCACGTCGGTCCTTGCGAGCGGGACCATGTCGCTGCTCGCGAGCATCCACGGGACGATGCCGTCGCCCGACCCGGTCGTGCAGTCGCGCCTGTGCTCGGCCGTGTACGAGCATGTGCTGAAGCATATGCTGCcgatggtgcgctgcaacaCGCagcctgcggcgctcgcgacACTTGCCGCGTTTGTAGAGGTCGCGTCGAACGAGTCGgtcgcgcacgcggcgcttcagcgcgagctgctttGTGCGGGCGACGTGCTGCTCGCGGCCTTGCGCACagacgcagcggcgcgctcccaagaagcacacgcacacgcagtgcttgcgctgcagcgcaacgtGCTGCACTGTTTTGTATGTGCTGCACAGggccggcgcgcggcgcagccgtTCCCGTTCCTTGCGCGGTGGCTCCCTGATCTTGGCCAGGGCGACGCTGTGTTTCTCGAGTGTGTCGCgaaccgcgccgcggatgcgctgggcggcgcgcagcacagtgccgctgccgcgGTACTCCAGTACCTTGCGCTACACACGCCGCTCTTGCGGGGCACGCACATGGAGCATCTTGCTGTTGCGCGTGCCGTGCCGCAAGAgcatgcgtgcgctgcgctgccaTTTTCCGCGACGTgggccgcgacgctgcgtgaGCAGCGTGTGTTTCTGCGGGGCCtgcatgtgcagcgcctgcgcgaaatgcagcgctcgatCGGGCagtgcagtgcgcgcgcaaaaggcaTTCTTGCGACGCACGCCAGGATGCAAGtgtggcgcgcggcgatcctCGACGCGGACCATCTCCACTTTGCGCGCTATGCGCAGGATTTGCGCGAAGAcacggcgtgccttgccAAGCAatggcacggcgcgctcgagacgcttgcgctgcaggacggcgcgccgtgcgacTACCATCTTGATCCTACGCACGGCCCTGGGCGTATGCGCACCAAGCTGGTGCCTGCGCTGgaaagagcgccgcgcgcgagtgTGCCTGTGCTGGAAAgagcgcttgccgagctggacacGGCGCAGGATGCGGCCGCGGATGCTGTGGTGCTTGGCACGCCGCCATGGGACGATatggatgcgctggaggC ACCGCTCTATCCGAAACCATGCCATCCGAAACCATTTCATCCGAAACCATGCCATCCGAAACCATCCCTCCCGAAACCATTACTCCCGAAACCATCACTCCCGAAACCATCACTCCCGAAACCATCCCTCCCGAAACCATACCCTCCCGAAACCATCCCTCCCGAAACCATCCCTCCCGAAACCATCCCTCCCGAAACCATCCCTCCCGAAACCATCCCTCCCGAAACCATCCCTCCCGAAACCATCACTCCCGAAACCATCCCATCCAAGACCATCCCGTCCGAGCACCCCACACCCCACCCCAGCCTCGACGTGCTGCCCGACGCGGCACACGACAATGTCCGCTTCTTGCTCCGCACATTGCAGCCCGACGACGCAATGGAGGATGTACTGAATGTATcgcgcgtgctcggcatcgaTACACGCGGCGGtctcttcctcgtcgcgaCGCACCGCCTCTACATACTCGACGACTACTTCCAGCGGCCGAGCGGCGAGATTGTGCAGAcactcgacgcgccgccgtcggAGCTGGACATGTATGTCGCGGCcacacgcaccgcgcgcgcgccgcgccatgcgcacgccgacgtGCGGACGTGGCGCTgggatgcactgcgcgcgagctttGTCCGTGCGTGGCTCCAccggcgcaccgcgctcgagctcttCTTTGCCGACGGGCAGACGTGCCTCTTGGTCCTCGCGAgtcctgcgctgcttgcgcgcgccgtcgcgcatgtacagcgcaaagcgcctgcggcggcgcgcgccgcgacgcatgCCGCCGAGAGCGTGCGCGTTTCTCGCCCCGTGCCGCACGCCCTTGCGCCCGCGCGCATTAccggcgcggtgctgcggcgcgatgtGCTGGGGTggaagacgcgcgcgtgggaGCAAGGCGCATTGTCGAATGCGGGCTACTTGATGCTGCTCAATACGCTGTCTGGGCGCACGTTCAACGACCTCACGCAGTACCCCGTGTTTCCGTGGGTGCTTGCGGACTAtaccagcagcgcgctgtgcctcgACGACGCGACAACCTTTCGCCGGCTCGATTCTCCGATGGGCGCACAGAGCGccccgcgcgccgccgagttCAAGGAGCGCTACggccagctgcgcggcgtggcgaTGGAGCCCTTTCACTACGGCACGCATTACTCGACTGCCGCGAGCGTCTGCGACTTTTtggtgcgtgtgcggccgtttgccgagcaccTTGTCGAGCTGCAGGGCGGCTCGTTTGACCTTGCAGACCGCATGTTCAGCTCGGTCGGCCGCGCATGGCTCTCCGCGtcggagcatgcgcgcagcgacgtgcgcgagctAATCCCCGACTTTTTCTGCCTCCCCGAGATGTTCCTCAACACGAACGGCTTCGCGTTTGGGCGCACGCAGGcgggcgcgcgcatcgaccaCGTCGCGCTTCCCCCGTGGGCGCACGCGGACCCCTGGCTCTTTGTCCAGCTGCAccgcgaagcgctcgagTCTGCATACGTCAGCACGCACCTGCACGCGTGGATCGATCTCATCTTTGGCGtccgtgcgcgcggcgcggcggcggtggagGCGGTGAATGTGTTCCATCCCCTCTCGTACGCGGACAGTGTCGACCTCGAGCAGATACGCTCGCCcatggagcgcgcggcggccgcgcAAGTGATCTACAACTTTGGGCAGacgcccgcgccgctctttACGCAGCCGCATCCTGCaagggcgccgcgcgcggcgcccgcgctcggcggccATGACGCCGACGTGGCCGACGTGCCGTGGATGCTGATGCAGAactgcgtgccgcgcagcacggcgcgcggcgctgtgcgtgccgtgcatgGCGTGCTGCCCGCCGTGCATGGCGCACTGGCCGAGCAGGCCGTGCTCCCTGACGAGTGCCTCCTGCTTTCGTTTGGGTACGTGGACAACTCGGTGCGGTTTGCCGTGCTGGGCACGTGTGAGGAGGTGGCGGTCGCCGAActgcctgtgcctgcggcgctcaCCGCGATGCACCTGGTCGGGTCTGCGTACGTcgtgctgggcgccgccgacggcgtcgtgcagctctgcgctttgcacgcgcgcgagcgccaaATAGAGCCGCTCGCGGTGTGGCACCggcaccgcggcgcgatcTTGTGCATACAAGCGTCGCTCTCGTACAACATGGTGGTGACGGGCAGTGCAGACGGGACGGTGAGTGTGTGGGATTtgacgcggcgtgcgtatgtgcgcacgctgtgtgcgcaccgcgcgccggtCGAGCATGTAGCCATGGACGATGAGCGCGGCTGGATCGCGACAGGCGCGGACGAGGAAGTTTGTGTGTGGTCGATCAACGGGCActtgcttgtgcgccacAACACACGCAGCACGACCAAGCATGCGCTGGGCTCCTTGGCGTtctgtgcgcgcgaggTGCTGTTTGGGCGACTCGCGGTCCTGATTACCGGGCACCCCGGGTTTCTTGTGGTCTGGGACGTGGTCTCGCACCACGAGCACACGCgcgtggatgcgccgcggtggcGCCTGGAAAAGCGCGTGGAGCTGCCTACGCGGGCGtacgacgcggcgcgcatgggCGCCATGATTACCTGTATCCATCCCAGTACGCGCCAGACGGTGTGTACGGgcgacgcgagcggcgaTGTCTTTTTGTGGTCGCtgcccggcgcggcgattgctgccgacgacgcggcgtgcgttgcGTGCCGGACGCCGGCGTGTGCGAAAAGGTTTAGCCTGTttgagcagcggcgcgtttgtgcgagctgcggcggtgtgtattgcggcgcgtgtgTGCCTTTtgtggcgcagctgcactcGCGCAACTGCAAAGCGTGTATGGCGACGTATGAAGCAAGGGGCGTTGTGCTGTAG
- a CDS encoding uncharacterized protein (COG:S; TransMembrane:2 (i58-80o86-108i); EggNog:ENOG503NXWE) has product MWSMLPWWPKSWNPFSRWHTTSAFDYDTILARLTEEIESVEATLLDIKVRRSRATRSVMRTMLSIWVGFLGVFWGYAWVMHSSERAWYRTVLLLGLVLGTPLFLAVLYRAISLWFGRMEGAQESHLNALRSQRQDKINEIKKATDYEHLRVLLDRYDEKRQEGQAKPAQGTDAPQTLHKRLSFPALRSKSSKEQLQRSRTLQSQRTIATEPNKQTGLAPAITGLPIMGVPSTPVQRGWLDKIADTILGTDPYGVSAEEQQYALICRHCFRHNGLVPKNELEEVRAYLRV; this is encoded by the coding sequence ATGTGGTCTATGCTGCCCTGGTGGCCCAAGTCGTGGAATCCGTTTTCGCGATGGCATACCACGTCTGCATTCGATTATGATACTATCCTTGCGCGGCTCACCGAGGAGATTGAGTCTGTTGAGGCGACACTGCTCGATATCAAGGTGCGAAGGAGTCGAGCGACGCGGTCGGTGATGCGGACAATGCTGAGCATCTGGGTCGGCTTCCTGGGCGTGTTTTGGGGATACGCATGGGTCATGCACAGTAGTGAGCGTGCTTGGTACCGTACCGTTCTCCTGTTAGGCCttgtgctcggcacgccATTGTTTCTCGCCGTCCTGTACCGCGCAATCTCACTTTGGTTTGGGCGGATGGAAGGTGCACAGGAAAGCCATTtgaatgcgctgcgcagccagcGGCAGGACAAGATCAACGAGATTAAGAAAGCCACTGACTATGAACATCTGCGTGTACTCCTAGATCGCTACGACGAAAAGCGACAAGAGGGGCAGGCCAAACCTGCACAAGGCACAGATGCGCCACAGACACTGCACAAGCGGCTCTCTTTTCcagcattgcgcagcaaatcgtccaaggagcagctgcagcgatCACGCACACTACAGTCGCAACGAACGATTGCGACGGAGCCGAATAAGCAAACGGGCCTTGCGCCTGCCATTACCGGGCTTCCCATCATGGgtgtgccgagcacgccgGTACAACGCGGCTGGCTCGACAAGATTGCTGATACGATCCTCGGCACGGATCCGTACGGCGTCTCGGCGGAAGAGCAGCAGTATGCGTTGATATGCCGCCATTGTTTCCGGCACAACGGTCTCGTGCCGAAGAACGAGCTGGAGGAAGTCCGTGCGTATTTGCGTGTCTAA
- the POS5 gene encoding NADH kinase (COG:G; BUSCO:EOG0926384F; EggNog:ENOG503NTZV), translating to MFRRWRISAPCHLHTYVRNSSQLAALPAKAPFQLQPRNGASSLSGAVTSITAPRLAAHGGAHTFQWDAPPRNVLLVKKLNDANVTSSFDSVIRHLQGSYPQLNIVVDEHVWDQIKDRHEKIVPFRIGDRHMLGDKIDFVITLGGDGSILYVSSLFDQNAVPPVLSFSMGTLGFLLPYNIESFPAALKDVLESKFTLMLRMRMSVSLWGETPGECLSFAGEQYCRELHFMNELVLHRGNEPHMTTIDAYVNGEHLTQAIADGLIVSTPTGSTAYALSAGGPIIHPSAATMMLTPICPRSLSFRAVVFPSDSSIQMFVAPRSRSSAEVSVDGRAVHRLAPYQSAHVGMSSFPIPCIQFPPAESAMRRCGSASPVVADEWVHDINTLLKFNASFRPRIAARLTAHDAEEESYTSQARAILKHAHKRRGRRT from the coding sequence ATGTTCCGACGCTGGCGGAtaagcgcgccatgccacTTGCACACATACGTGCGGAATTCCTCACAGCTTGCGGCACTGCCGGCAAAGGCGCCATTTCAGCTCCAGCCCAGGAACGGCGCCTCGTCTCTGTCGGGCGCTGTAACAAGCAtcaccgcgccgcgattggcggcgcatggcggTGCGCATACGTTCCAATGGGATGCTCCGCCGCGGAATGTGCTGCTTGTCAAGAAACTAAACGATGCTAACGTCACGTCCAGCTTTGACAGCGTGATTCGGCACTTGCAGGGGTCGTACCCGCAGCTCAACATCGTCGTGGACGAGCATGTTTGGGATCAGATCAAGGACCGCCACGAGAAAATCGTCCCATTTCGCATCGGAGACCGCCACATGCTGGGCGACAAGATCGATTTTGTGATTACGCTCGGCGGCGATGGCTCGATCTTGTACGTATCGAGCTTGTTCGATCAGAACGCTGTACCACCGGTGCTGAGCTTTTCCATGGGCACGCTCGGATTCCTCTTGCCGTACAATATTGAGTCGTTCCCTGCGGCGCTTAAGGATGTGTTGGAGTCAAAGTTTACCTTGATGCTGCGGATGCGTATGTCTGTATCGCTATGGGGGGAAACGCCTGGCGAATGCCTGTCTTTTGCTGGCGAGCAGTATtgccgcgagctgcactTTATGAACGAGCTGGTGTTGCACCGCGGAAATGAGCCGCACATGACGACGATAGATGCATACGTGAATGGCGAGCATCTCACGCAGGCGATTGCGGACGGCTTGATTGTGTCCACGCCCACAGGATCGACAGCCTACGCACTCTCGGCAGGTGGGCCCATTATCCATCCCTCGGCAGCCACCATGATGCTCACACCCATCTGTCCACGTTCCTTGAGTTTTCGGGCTGTGGTTTTTCCCAGCGATTCGTCGATCCAAATGTTTGTCGCGCcccgctcgcgctcgagcgcagaaGTATCCGTGGATGGCAGAGCCGTGCATAGACTCGCGCCGTACCAGTCGGCGCACGTCGGCATGTCGTCATTCCCCATTCCCTGTATCCAGTTTCCGCCTGCCGAGtcggcaatgcgccgctgcggcagtgcatcgcccgTCGTGGCCGACGAATGGGTGCATGATATCAACACGCTGCTGAAATTCAATGCATCTTTCCggccgcgcatcgccgcgcgtctCACGGCGCACGATGCGGAGGAGGAGAGCTATAcgagccaagcacgcgCCATTCTGAAGCACGCACATAAACGCCGCGGACGGCGCACGTAG
- the YRA1 gene encoding RNA-binding RNA annealing protein (EggNog:ENOG503NXQF; COG:A), producing the protein MTPLELFSSTIGPLRRTIMSYRANGQSTGIATVEFQRAEDANRAYAQYNNRLIDSKRPLKVEVVVDPARVNAAIPVPAKAATRGKAARGTAARGRGRGGRAARPARAHKTAEDLDAEMEDYTKQASSEAVPAMDDAKTAA; encoded by the exons ATGAC acCCCTC GAACTCTTTTCCTCGACCATCGgcccgctgcgccgcaccatcATGAGCTACCGCGCCAACGGCCAGTCTACCGGCATTGCTACGGTCGagttccagcgcgccgaagaCGCGAACCGCGCCTACGCACAATACAACAACCGTCTGATTGACAGCAAACGCCCTCTCAAGGTCGAGGTCGTCGTCGACCCTGCGCGTGTCAATGCCGCCATCCCTGTCCCTGCTAaagctgcgacgcgcggcaaggctgcacgcggcactgcggcgcgtggccgcggccgtggcggccgagcagctcgcccagcgcgcgcgcacaagacCGCCGAGGATCTTGACGCGGAGATGGAAG ATTACACCAAGCAAGCGAGCTCCGAGGCCGTTCCTGCGATGGACGATGCCAAGACCGCTGCCTAA